Part of the Candidatus Hydrothermales bacterium genome, CAAACTCTTTTACAACTTTTTCGTTGTGAACTATTGCGTGTCTTACATAAACAGGTGGACCGAATTTTTTTAAAGCTAAATCAAGTATTTCTATTGCTCTTTCAACTCCAGCACAAAAACCACGCGGCTTTGCAATGTATATCTTAAACGGCACTAAGTTAACCCTTTAACCTAAACCTTCTTTTAAAGCGTATTATTAATTGTTATAAAAATCCCTAAAATTACCATAACTATAAGCCATATTATCATGAGAGAAATAACTATTTTCCCCCAATTATATACTTTTTCGGTTGGGCTGTATATACCCTTTGTTTTGCCTGCCCTATAAGGTACATAAATCAGAAATGAAATAACAACAAGACCCATAATAAAGGTTAAAAGGAAAAGAAGAAGGCTTCCGATGTCAAGGTTTACCTTATAGTTAAAAATGGAGTAATCAAATTGAGAAAGATAAGCTGTTCTTAAGGATTCTCTTGAATAACTCATGAAGAATAAAGTAAGTAAAGACAAAATAGTAATAACTTTTAAATCAACTTTCTTTTCCCTTAAGTTTTTATATAAGAAGAAGGCAAGAATTAAAGATAGAAGCACTCCAACTATAAGTAAGGGATTTAAGTAAAAGTTAAACTTAGCTGGAATTTCAAGGAGGAACCATAATCCAATTAGGATCTGTAATATAATAAAGTAAAAGGAAAGTTTAGCTCCCTTTGTGTATACAAAGTCAATGTATTTTTTGTCAATATCTTCTCTATCTTTGTAATATTCAGAGTAAAGCATAAGGAAAATACCTAAATTTAAAAAAGAGGGAATTATAAAGTGAAGGAATCTTGATATTTGGAAATGTTTAAGTTGAGTACCAGAGGTATTAACTGGTTCAGATGAGGTAAATATTTCCATCCATTTTTCCGGAATAAGGGATAGATAGCTTATCGCGTGCATTACAAATCCAGAAAATAAAAATAGCACAAAAGATATAATAGTCAGAACCTTAAACAAGTTTTCATTCTTCTCTTTTTTAAAGTAAGAGATGTAGATTAGAGTATAGCCAAGCATCATAGCAAATATAAATAGGACAACATAAAGACCTAATAAGACACTGGCTGTATAAAAGAAGGCGTCATATATTACTTGTACAAATAAAAGTGGGGCAATTCCAAAAAGTATAGACATGGAAATAAAAAAGGGTGTAGCCCTTATTAAGGTACTAGAAAGCTTTTTGCTATATTCATCTTTTTTAAAGGATAGAAATAAGCTCATAAGAACAGATCCAAGTGTTAAATTAACAAAAAGGATGTGAATAACGAAGGTCAAGACCATAAGAAACTGAAATAGAAAGGGGAAACTGGGTATGCCTAGCGGGTCAACAAGATTTTTAATGATGTTTTTAATCTCCATTATTTACCTCCTTTTAGAGAAATCAAATAAGTTGCTAAAGCTTTCTTTTCCATTTCATTCCCTAAAAAAGGAGGCATATATACGTACATTTCACCCATTAAATCAAGAAACTCCATTGCTGCTTCAACACTATCAAAGCCCATTTTTTCAACATGGTGCTTTAGTGGTCTAACTCCACTTTCTTCTAAAGAGTGGCAAGATGAACATTGTATGATGGCAAGAAGTTTACCTGCTTTCAGAATGTTATCTTCATTAATATTTCTTAATTCAGGAGGAGTAAAGGCAAATATTTCAAGAATACCTCTTCCTTCAGATACTTTTGTTACATCACTTATTACGCCTTTAGCCTTATGATCCTGTGATATAATTCCGTTTGAATATACATAATCTGGTATCACATATGGTTTTCTTAAAATCTCTCTTACTCTTTCTCCTGCAAATATTCCAAGGAAGATAATAATGATCATTAAAAGTGAAGGGACAGTCTTTGTTAAAAAGTTTGTAAAAAGATTCAATATGAAATAAACAAGTACTAGAATAATTGGTAGAATGAAGCCGATTTTAAGTCCGGGAGTTACAAGAAGATTATAGATTTCTTTAGAATGTGAAGGTATTGAATTTAAGTATATAAACAAAGCTGGGAAGAATAGAACAAGGCTTAGGGCGCCGAGAATAGATGCTTTTCTTATTACTTCTTTCTTTGCACTTTCGTTTTTTACGAAGTTAGAGATAAAAATAGCATATAGAGCTGTTATGGAGAACATAAATATAGTTCTTAAGATTAAGTGAGGGAAGTAGTTTCTATTGAAAAATCCATAGAAGAAGGATCCGTTTTCTATCCACTTACCGGTAGAGATCATAAAGGAGAGAATTCCCACTATTATTACCATAGTTGTCCAGGCTCCTATGGCGAAAATTAGGCCAATAATAAGGTGTGTTTTTCTATCGACTTTGTCAAAGGTGAAGTAGTACGTAAATACTCCGAGAACTTCTATGATAAAGAAAACCCACTCTGTTGCCCATCCCCAAACGTAATTATGGATTAAACTTGAGATTGCCCTTGGAGACGAAGCCATTGTAGAAAACCAAATTCCAACACCAGAAAGAGAACCAAAAACATAAGAGAAAACAAGCAAAAGTAATGTGAATTTTTTAACAAACTCAAGTAGTTCTTCTCTTTTTTCTTTATAGGCTTTCCACTCAATATAAACATTAAACCACATAGCCGAGGTAACAAGATGAGAAGGGAGAATATGAAGTACCGCCAAGATCGCTATTATCCACCCAGAAGTAATATAGGGAAAATAAAAAATTGGATACATTTTAAACCTCCTTTATAGAATAATAGCACCTTTTTGGTGATTCGACTTTACCATCTTTCTTAAGCTTCTGCAATATTTTTGAAACTTCTTTTGAGTCAGCTCCTATTTTCTCAGCAATTTCAGAGGGTCTAAGTGGTTTTCCCTCTTTTTTTAACAAATCTAAAATTTTTTCCTCCATTTTTGTCCTCCTTTTTAGAGCCTATTATTCCTTTACAGTGTAATAGCCTCTTTTTGGTGATTCAACTTTTTCTTCTTTTTTTAGTTTTCTTAGTGCTTTTGAAACTTCCTTTGAGTCAACGCATAATTTTTCAGCGATCTCAGATGTTTTTAGTGGTTTTCCCTCTTTTTTTAACAAATCTAAAATTTTTTCCTCCATTTTTGTCCTCCTTTTTAGAGCCTATTATTCTTTTACAGTGTAATAGCCTCTTTTTGGTGATTCAACTTTTTCTTCTTTTTTTAGTTTTCTTAGTGCTTTTGAAACTTCNNNNNNNNNNGCCTCTTTTTGGTGATTCAACTTTTTCTTCTTTTTTTAGTTTTCTTAGTGCTTTTGAAACTTCCTTTGAGTCAACGCATAATTTTTCAGCGATCTCAGATGTTTTTAGTGGTTTTCCCTCTTTTTTTAGCAAATTTAAAATTTTTTCCTCCATTTTTGCCCCTTTTTTTCGTCCCCTGGGATTTGAACCTTAAATATTTTAATTTATAATTTTACAAATTTTTGGAGCTTTTTTCAAAATGAAAATTTTTTCGTATAATTTGAATATGAAAACAGCATTTTTGCTTTTAATCTTAATTGGCGATTTTAAAAAAGATGAAGTTATTGTGATCTATAGGGAGAACTTAAAGTCAGAAGTGATTGAACAAATTCAGGAAAAGGGTTACTCCATCAGGTACGTCAGCAAGTATTTACCTTTTGTTGTGGTTAAATTTGATCCAAAGAAAGAAAATATAGAAACTGTAATAGAAAAACTGAAAAAGCTGCCTTATATAGAGGATGTTACCAAAAATGCTATTTTAAAGCCCTTTTTTGTACCAAACGATCCCTTCTATCCCTATCAATGGCATTTCAAAAGAATAGGGATGGAGATAGCTTGGAATTTTACCTTTGGATCTCCTTCTATCAGGGTGGCTGTTCTTGATGATGGTTTTGCCTATAGGAATGGACCTGTGCCCTATTATGAAAGTGACGAGGTTATAACTTCAGATGGTTATTACCATATGGCTCCAGATTTAGTGGGGTTAAAAGTAGTAGCTACCTATGACTTCTTTCACGATGACCAATATCCAGATCCATCATCTCCTCATGGTACGCATGTTCTTGGGACTATAGCACAGACAACAAATAACAATTTAGGTGTGGCAGGTATAGCTCCAAATGTAAGTGTAATTCTTGTTCAGGTTTTAGGTCCACAGGGAGGTTCAGCTGATATGATAGCAGAGGGTATTTCCTTTGCAGCCCAAAATGGCGCAAAAGTTATAAATATGAGTTTAGGAGGTTCTCCTGGTGATTCATCGGCTATGAGAGTGGTGCATATGGCCGTGAGGAGTGCTTATAACAGTGGTGTTTTTCTGGTTGCAGCTGCTGGAAATGAGGGGGTTTCAAAGCTTTCATATCCTGCTGGTTATCCAGAGTGTTTTGCAGTTGGTGCAACAGATTATAGGGATTCACTTTCCTACTATTCGCAATACGGAAAAGGTATTGATATAGTTGCACCTGGTGGAGATGTGAGAGTGGACTTAAATAATGATGGTTATGCTGATGGTGTTTTGCAAAATACCTGTGATGAGTATCAAGGTAGGCCTGTAGTAGATCGGTTTGTATATATTTTCTATCAAGGAACCTCAATGGCTGCGCCTCATGTAGCTGGTGTTGCTGCCCTATGTTTATCTTTAGATCCCCAGTTAACGAATTTAGATTTGAGGAGAGTTCTAACAGGTACTGCAGTTGATCTTGGCCCAAGAGGTTATGATACAATTTTTGGTTTTGGTAGACTTGATGCTTCTGCCAGTGTTGTTTTTGCTGCACAGAGTCAATATGTAGTTTA contains:
- a CDS encoding S8 family serine peptidase — translated: MKTAFLLLILIGDFKKDEVIVIYRENLKSEVIEQIQEKGYSIRYVSKYLPFVVVKFDPKKENIETVIEKLKKLPYIEDVTKNAILKPFFVPNDPFYPYQWHFKRIGMEIAWNFTFGSPSIRVAVLDDGFAYRNGPVPYYESDEVITSDGYYHMAPDLVGLKVVATYDFFHDDQYPDPSSPHGTHVLGTIAQTTNNNLGVAGIAPNVSVILVQVLGPQGGSADMIAEGISFAAQNGAKVINMSLGGSPGDSSAMRVVHMAVRSAYNSGVFLVAAAGNEGVSKLSYPAGYPECFAVGATDYRDSLSYYSQYGKGIDIVAPGGDVRVDLNNDGYADGVLQNTCDEYQGRPVVDRFVYIFYQGTSMAAPHVAGVAALCLSLDPQLTNLDLRRVLTGTAVDLGPRGYDTIFGFGRLDASASVVFAAQSQYVVYPGDADANGVVNELDVLPLGVYFGLTGPARNMGDQFIPQPAQKWVPRMATFADCNGDGVINERDVLTIGKNFGLFAN
- a CDS encoding HTH domain-containing protein, coding for MEEKILDLLKKEGKPLKTSEIAEKLCVDSKEVSKALRKLKKEEKVESPKRGYYTVKE
- a CDS encoding MarR family transcriptional regulator, giving the protein MEEKILNLLKKEGKPLKTSEIAEKLCVDSKEVSKALRKLKKEEKVESPKRG
- a CDS encoding winged helix-turn-helix domain-containing protein, coding for MEEKILDLLKKEGKPLRPSEIAEKIGADSKEVSKILQKLKKDGKVESPKRCYYSIKEV